One window of the Sphaerochaeta associata genome contains the following:
- the trkA gene encoding Trk system potassium transporter TrkA produces MGAGRRGLGLAKQLIVDGKDVVLIDNSHERIESAVSKLDCLGILGNGTDIAKLLEADIEHAQAFIAVTNSDEINLVSCGLVSSSYPQVKTVAAIRSLIYTGADGLKEGLLGIDYIVNPNAETARSIFNIIEQGVNGNVLGFTNSKLLLYNFFIEPFSSYVGSTVMEMRNKLQAEFVIASINRRGLVIVPSGNTTIQARDTLSIVADSEEVTDILKTVGQLQKKPNNMVLVGASRITRALLNRMSPSMRSKVAVVDQDEEVCRNFSERFREILVIKADITDEDIMAEEQLGSYDLLVALTDNDELNIITASYAKRIGVDRSIALIKQNNNYTRMASYLDIDVVISTTDTTVESLLRYLRGTNVSSIHTLFNDQLEVYEFVVRAESLVCNKQLKDINMRKKAIVAGLTDRAGNSTIPTGLTALKEGDTVLVAVMRDSSEFIQKLFG; encoded by the coding sequence CTGGGGGCAGGAAGACGCGGGTTGGGATTGGCCAAGCAGCTGATTGTAGATGGAAAGGATGTTGTGTTGATCGACAACTCCCATGAACGCATCGAAAGCGCCGTCTCCAAGCTTGACTGTCTGGGAATACTGGGCAACGGCACCGATATCGCCAAGCTCCTGGAGGCCGATATTGAGCACGCCCAAGCGTTCATTGCTGTCACCAACAGCGATGAGATCAACCTGGTCTCCTGCGGCCTGGTCTCATCCTCATATCCACAAGTCAAAACAGTGGCCGCCATTCGATCCTTGATCTACACCGGTGCCGACGGATTGAAGGAAGGCTTGCTGGGCATCGACTACATCGTCAATCCCAATGCAGAAACTGCAAGATCCATCTTCAACATCATAGAACAAGGGGTGAACGGCAACGTGCTCGGATTCACCAACTCCAAGCTGCTGCTCTACAACTTCTTCATCGAGCCGTTCAGTTCCTATGTAGGTTCGACCGTCATGGAGATGAGAAACAAGCTGCAGGCCGAGTTTGTCATCGCATCCATCAACCGCAGGGGTCTGGTCATCGTTCCCTCGGGCAACACGACCATCCAGGCACGCGACACCCTCTCCATCGTCGCCGACAGCGAGGAGGTTACCGACATTCTCAAGACGGTGGGCCAGCTGCAAAAAAAGCCGAACAACATGGTGTTGGTTGGAGCGAGTAGAATCACGCGGGCACTGTTGAACCGCATGAGCCCTTCCATGCGTTCCAAAGTTGCAGTCGTCGACCAGGACGAGGAGGTATGCCGGAACTTCAGCGAACGATTCCGTGAGATTCTGGTCATCAAGGCCGACATCACCGATGAGGACATCATGGCCGAGGAGCAGTTGGGCTCTTACGACCTGCTGGTCGCCCTCACCGACAACGATGAGCTGAACATCATCACCGCAAGCTACGCAAAACGCATTGGAGTCGATCGCTCGATCGCCCTGATCAAACAGAACAACAACTACACGCGCATGGCCAGCTACCTCGATATCGATGTGGTCATCTCCACCACCGATACCACCGTCGAGTCGCTGTTACGATACCTCAGGGGTACCAATGTATCCAGCATTCACACGTTGTTCAACGATCAGTTGGAAGTCTATGAATTTGTCGTTCGGGCGGAGAGCCTGGTGTGCAACAAACAACTGAAGGATATCAACATGCGAAAGAAAGCCATCGTTGCCGGCCTTACTGATCGAGCGGGCAACAGCACCATTCCCACCGGGCTCACCGCCCTGAAGGAAGGAGACACCGTTCTGGTGGCTGTCATGCGTGATTCTTCTGAATTCATCCAAAAGCTATTCGGGTAA
- a CDS encoding TrkH family potassium uptake protein, producing the protein MINWRLDLRLLAFIELFIGILMLIPTTLAYRYQEADALRGFLIAYLAIAVFCSTSLILTGKPKTKTMYARDGYLVVTLTWIIATAFSAIPLVASGAYVDYSSAYFEVMSGFTTTSATVLPEIESLPKAILFWRSQTNWLGGMGIVVLFVALLPALGVSGSLLVGAESVGPTKDKLTPKIKNTALILWSIYIGFSFIETLLLLLGGLNLYDAVTVTFSTMAAAGFCVKNSSIGTFGSAYVDIVVTLFMLVSGANFALYYKALSGKLSSVLKDGELRVYLGIWAVVSLLAALKLFTSNTYDTFAQSLRYSTFQTASILTTTGFATANYIHWPAFTQVLLFLLFFIGGSAGSAGGGVKVIRIVALFKMGRAQIKHRIHPRGVFQVRVGQTTFREDLLVSIATFFGVYILTGVVGAVVISLSGADPLTSFSASFLFLGNIGIGFGEVGPAGNFAFLPSWIKWFCSFLMLVGRLELFTVYVLFSKHFWKH; encoded by the coding sequence ATGATCAACTGGAGACTGGACCTTAGACTGCTTGCGTTCATTGAGCTATTCATCGGCATATTGATGCTAATTCCCACGACACTCGCCTACCGTTATCAGGAAGCTGATGCCCTGCGGGGTTTTCTCATTGCCTACCTTGCCATCGCTGTCTTCTGCTCAACCAGCCTGATTCTTACCGGAAAGCCTAAGACCAAGACCATGTATGCCCGGGACGGCTATCTGGTGGTCACCCTGACGTGGATTATTGCAACTGCGTTCTCCGCCATTCCCTTGGTTGCGAGCGGTGCCTATGTCGACTACAGCAGCGCTTACTTCGAAGTGATGAGCGGCTTCACCACCACCAGCGCAACGGTACTGCCGGAAATTGAAAGCCTTCCCAAGGCAATCCTCTTCTGGCGGTCTCAGACCAACTGGCTTGGAGGCATGGGAATCGTCGTACTCTTCGTAGCCCTCCTTCCAGCGTTGGGGGTAAGTGGTTCGTTGCTTGTCGGTGCTGAGTCGGTGGGACCCACCAAAGACAAGTTGACGCCGAAAATCAAGAACACCGCGCTCATTCTCTGGTCCATCTATATCGGATTCTCCTTCATCGAAACACTCCTGCTCCTGCTGGGAGGACTCAATCTCTACGATGCCGTGACGGTCACCTTCTCCACCATGGCTGCAGCAGGATTCTGTGTAAAAAACTCTTCGATAGGAACTTTCGGCAGTGCTTATGTCGATATCGTCGTCACCCTGTTCATGCTGGTCAGCGGGGCTAATTTCGCCCTCTACTACAAGGCTCTGAGCGGAAAGCTCTCGTCGGTGCTCAAGGATGGGGAACTGCGGGTTTATCTCGGTATTTGGGCGGTGGTCTCACTGCTCGCCGCATTGAAGCTTTTCACTTCCAACACCTATGATACGTTTGCCCAGTCGCTGCGCTACAGCACATTTCAGACCGCATCCATTCTCACCACCACCGGCTTCGCCACCGCCAATTACATCCATTGGCCTGCATTCACCCAGGTCCTGCTCTTTTTGCTCTTCTTCATAGGAGGTTCGGCAGGGTCGGCCGGGGGTGGAGTGAAGGTCATACGCATCGTCGCCCTCTTCAAGATGGGCAGGGCCCAGATCAAGCACAGGATTCATCCAAGGGGTGTCTTCCAAGTAAGGGTGGGACAAACGACATTCCGCGAAGATCTGCTCGTCTCCATCGCCACCTTCTTCGGGGTGTACATCCTCACCGGTGTGGTGGGAGCGGTGGTCATCTCGCTCAGCGGAGCCGATCCACTTACCAGCTTTTCCGCCTCGTTTCTCTTTCTGGGGAACATCGGCATCGGGTTCGGGGAAGTCGGTCCTGCAGGCAACTTTGCATTCCTCCCCTCCTGGATCAAGTGGTTCTGCTCGTTTCTGATGCTTGTCGGCCGGTTGGAACTCTTCACCGTCTACGTTCTGTTCTCAAAACACTTCTGGAAGCACTAA